A portion of the Musa acuminata AAA Group cultivar baxijiao chromosome BXJ1-1, Cavendish_Baxijiao_AAA, whole genome shotgun sequence genome contains these proteins:
- the LOC103999117 gene encoding protein FREE1 isoform X1 codes for MQHGSDYSLYYAPQSPPPPTNPSSVPAELPPSTPIQQLYASAPPYSTDFPLAAAPGPAPSSYAPFSQNPEPASCLPPSVPSYGQPQSQLPPQFPSFPPYNSSSYPPETSPSPTASLYPHQQPSSVPYYPYDPNQLATGSHASPMNPISVPTSSPNPSSSLSSPYTSYNVSQQSSAMMPEQEAQYFNDNSGRYGASMNDGYGHSRSGFGQEFHEKNIYAGMHYDEFGPQDDGLGDGVYQYDGGRSEPYGSRGTVPTRSPTVFDDYGRSVSFPLVGNNQGGSVGKIVRAVPKEDMQPDVNNGQKFRVKLLLEGGGQNTMDVLCQIGLDGIRMLDPSTNRTLRIYPLETVTRWEVLDSSTFAFWSKSFVDIDPRRIRLQSNSYTTNTILDTVTAATVQLKEMGGNGSLTRGEEAADASKVSDQSAERKKSLVNWMNLIKPANEEKDHWVPDEAVSKCTSCGSDFGAFNRRHHCRNCGDIFCDKCTKGRIALTAEENAQQVRVCDRCMAEVSQRLSIAKEAVSKPAGLQSHEDLARRLQEELNKNRKSGSNSDESWKPMREVACPICTIHLQVQVPASGSQTIECGVCQHPFLVDAGRVNHSLTSSQ; via the exons ATGCAGCACGGCAGCGATTACAGCTTGTACTACGCCCCCCAGTCCCCGCCTCCCCCCACCAATCCCAGTTCTGTCCCCGCCGAATTACCTCCGTCCACCCCGATCCAACAATTGTACGCCTCGGCGCCGCCGTACTCCACCGATTTCCCGCTCGCCGCTGCCCCCGGCCCCGCCCCATCCTCCTACGCCCCCTTTTCCCAGAATCCGGAGCCCGCTTCCTGTCTACCCCCTTCGGTGCCGTCCTACGGTCAACCCCAATCCCAGTTACCACCCCAATTTCCCTCATTTCCACCTTACAATTCGTCGTCCTACCCGCCGGAGACATCGCCATCGCCAACGGCATCGCTGTATCCTCATCAGCAGCCCTCTTCAGTTCCATATTATCCCTACGATCCCAATCAGCTGGCCACCGGGAGTCATGCCTCACCTATGAACCCAATCTCCGTGCCCACGTCTTCCCCCAACCCAAGCTCCTCCTTGTCCTCTCCTTACACTTCTTATAACGTTTCTCAACAGAGCTCTGCCATGATGCCTGAACAAGAGGCACAGTACTTCAATGACAATTCTGGGAGGTATGGTGCGAGTATGAACGATGGGTACGGGCACAGCCGATCCGGTTTCGGTCAGGAGTTCCATGAGAAAAATATTTATGCTGGGATGCACTACGATGAGTTTGGTCCGCAGGATGATGGGCTTGGCGATGGCGTGTACCAGTATGATGGGGGGAGATCGGAACCATATGGTTCTCGTGGGACGGTACCCACTAGGTCGCCGACCGTCTTTGATGATTACGGGAGGTCAGTAAGCTTCCCTTTGGTTGGGAATAACCAAGGAGGAAGCGTTGGGAAAATCGTCAGAGCAGTGCCAAAGGAGGACATGCAGCCGGATGTGAATAATGGGCAGAAGTTCAGGGTGAAGCTGTTGCTTGAAGGGGGAGGACAGAACACTATGGACGTACTTTGCCAG ATTGGATTGGATGGGATTCGCATGCTTGACCCAAGCACTAATAGGACATTGAGAATCTACCCTCTTGAGACTGTGACAAGATGGGAA GTATTGGATTCATCTACATTTGCCTTTTGGTCCAAGAGCTTTGTTGACATCGATCCAAGGCGCATAAGGCTTCAGTCAAACAGCTACACCACAAATACCATACTTGACACAGTGACAGCTGCTACAGTGCAG CTTAAGGAGATGGGTGGAAATGGTAGCCTAACCAGAGGCGAAGAAGCTGCTGATGCTAGCAAGGTATCTGATCAATCAGCTGAAAGGAAAAAAAGTTTGGTGAACTGGATGAACTTGATTAAACCTGCTAATGAGGAGAAAGATCACTGG GTTCCAGATGAAGCTGTTAGCAAATGCACATCATGTGGATCAGATTTTGGAGCTTTCAATCGCAGG CATCATTGCAGGAATTGTGGCGATATTTTCTGCGACAAGTGCACAAAGGGTAGAATTGCTCTCACTGCAGAAGAAAATGCTCAGCAAGTCCGAGTTTGTGATAGATGCATG GCAGAAGTTTCTCAAAGGTTAAGCATTGCAAAAGAAGCTGTCAGCAAACCTGCTGGTCTGCAAAGTCATGAAGATCTTGCACGAAGGCTTCAG GAGGAATTGAACAAGAATCGTAAGTCAG GTTCAAATTCTGATGAGTCTTGGAAGCCAATGAGGGAAGTAGCATGTCCCATCTGCACAATCCACCTTCAG GTGCAAGTTCCTGCCTCAGGCTCCCAAACAATCGAATGTGGTGTCTGTCAACACCCTTTCTTG GTTGATGCAGGTCGAGTCAACCACAGCCTCACATCGAGTCAATAA
- the LOC103999117 gene encoding protein FREE1 isoform X3 yields the protein MQHGSDYSLYYAPQSPPPPTNPSSVPAELPPSTPIQQLYASAPPYSTDFPLAAAPGPAPSSYAPFSQNPEPASCLPPSVPSYGQPQSQLPPQFPSFPPYNSSSYPPETSPSPTASLYPHQQPSSVPYYPYDPNQLATGSHASPMNPISVPTSSPNPSSSLSSPYTSYNVSQQSSAMMPEQEAQYFNDNSGRYGASMNDGYGHSRSGFGQEFHEKNIYAGMHYDEFGPQDDGLGDGVYQYDGGRSEPYGSRGTVPTRSPTVFDDYGRSVSFPLVGNNQGGSVGKIVRAVPKEDMQPDVNNGQKFRVKLLLEGGGQNTMDVLCQIGLDGIRMLDPSTNRTLRIYPLETVTRWEVLDSSTFAFWSKSFVDIDPRRIRLQSNSYTTNTILDTVTAATVQLKEMGGNGSLTRGEEAADASKVSDQSAERKKSLVNWMNLIKPANEEKDHWVPDEAVSKCTSCGSDFGAFNRRHHCRNCGDIFCDKCTKGRIALTAEENAQQVRVCDRCMEELNKNRKSGSNSDESWKPMREVACPICTIHLQVQVPASGSQTIECGVCQHPFLVDAGRVNHSLTSSQ from the exons ATGCAGCACGGCAGCGATTACAGCTTGTACTACGCCCCCCAGTCCCCGCCTCCCCCCACCAATCCCAGTTCTGTCCCCGCCGAATTACCTCCGTCCACCCCGATCCAACAATTGTACGCCTCGGCGCCGCCGTACTCCACCGATTTCCCGCTCGCCGCTGCCCCCGGCCCCGCCCCATCCTCCTACGCCCCCTTTTCCCAGAATCCGGAGCCCGCTTCCTGTCTACCCCCTTCGGTGCCGTCCTACGGTCAACCCCAATCCCAGTTACCACCCCAATTTCCCTCATTTCCACCTTACAATTCGTCGTCCTACCCGCCGGAGACATCGCCATCGCCAACGGCATCGCTGTATCCTCATCAGCAGCCCTCTTCAGTTCCATATTATCCCTACGATCCCAATCAGCTGGCCACCGGGAGTCATGCCTCACCTATGAACCCAATCTCCGTGCCCACGTCTTCCCCCAACCCAAGCTCCTCCTTGTCCTCTCCTTACACTTCTTATAACGTTTCTCAACAGAGCTCTGCCATGATGCCTGAACAAGAGGCACAGTACTTCAATGACAATTCTGGGAGGTATGGTGCGAGTATGAACGATGGGTACGGGCACAGCCGATCCGGTTTCGGTCAGGAGTTCCATGAGAAAAATATTTATGCTGGGATGCACTACGATGAGTTTGGTCCGCAGGATGATGGGCTTGGCGATGGCGTGTACCAGTATGATGGGGGGAGATCGGAACCATATGGTTCTCGTGGGACGGTACCCACTAGGTCGCCGACCGTCTTTGATGATTACGGGAGGTCAGTAAGCTTCCCTTTGGTTGGGAATAACCAAGGAGGAAGCGTTGGGAAAATCGTCAGAGCAGTGCCAAAGGAGGACATGCAGCCGGATGTGAATAATGGGCAGAAGTTCAGGGTGAAGCTGTTGCTTGAAGGGGGAGGACAGAACACTATGGACGTACTTTGCCAG ATTGGATTGGATGGGATTCGCATGCTTGACCCAAGCACTAATAGGACATTGAGAATCTACCCTCTTGAGACTGTGACAAGATGGGAA GTATTGGATTCATCTACATTTGCCTTTTGGTCCAAGAGCTTTGTTGACATCGATCCAAGGCGCATAAGGCTTCAGTCAAACAGCTACACCACAAATACCATACTTGACACAGTGACAGCTGCTACAGTGCAG CTTAAGGAGATGGGTGGAAATGGTAGCCTAACCAGAGGCGAAGAAGCTGCTGATGCTAGCAAGGTATCTGATCAATCAGCTGAAAGGAAAAAAAGTTTGGTGAACTGGATGAACTTGATTAAACCTGCTAATGAGGAGAAAGATCACTGG GTTCCAGATGAAGCTGTTAGCAAATGCACATCATGTGGATCAGATTTTGGAGCTTTCAATCGCAGG CATCATTGCAGGAATTGTGGCGATATTTTCTGCGACAAGTGCACAAAGGGTAGAATTGCTCTCACTGCAGAAGAAAATGCTCAGCAAGTCCGAGTTTGTGATAGATGCATG GAGGAATTGAACAAGAATCGTAAGTCAG GTTCAAATTCTGATGAGTCTTGGAAGCCAATGAGGGAAGTAGCATGTCCCATCTGCACAATCCACCTTCAG GTGCAAGTTCCTGCCTCAGGCTCCCAAACAATCGAATGTGGTGTCTGTCAACACCCTTTCTTG GTTGATGCAGGTCGAGTCAACCACAGCCTCACATCGAGTCAATAA
- the LOC103999117 gene encoding protein FREE1 isoform X2, which produces MQHGSDYSLYYAPQSPPPPTNPSSVPAELPPSTPIQQLYASAPPYSTDFPLAAAPGPAPSSYAPFSQNPEPASCLPPSVPSYGQPQSQLPPQFPSFPPYNSSSYPPETSPSPTASLYPHQQPSSVPYYPYDPNQLATGSHASPMNPISVPTSSPNPSSSLSSPYTSYNVSQQSSAMMPEQEAQYFNDNSGRYGASMNDGYGHSRSGFGQEFHEKNIYAGMHYDEFGPQDDGLGDGVYQYDGGRSEPYGSRGTVPTRSPTVFDDYGRSVSFPLVGNNQGGSVGKIVRAVPKEDMQPDVNNGQKFRVKLLLEGGGQNTMDVLCQIGLDGIRMLDPSTNRTLRIYPLETVTRWEVLDSSTFAFWSKSFVDIDPRRIRLQSNSYTTNTILDTVTAATVQLKEMGGNGSLTRGEEAADASKVSDQSAERKKSLVNWMNLIKPANEEKDHWVPDEAVSKCTSCGSDFGAFNRRHHCRNCGDIFCDKCTKGRIALTAEENAQQVRVCDRCMAEVSQRLSIAKEAVSKPAGLQSHEDLARRLQEELNKNRKSGSNSDESWKPMREVACPICTIHLQVQVPASGSQTIECGVCQHPFLVSAD; this is translated from the exons ATGCAGCACGGCAGCGATTACAGCTTGTACTACGCCCCCCAGTCCCCGCCTCCCCCCACCAATCCCAGTTCTGTCCCCGCCGAATTACCTCCGTCCACCCCGATCCAACAATTGTACGCCTCGGCGCCGCCGTACTCCACCGATTTCCCGCTCGCCGCTGCCCCCGGCCCCGCCCCATCCTCCTACGCCCCCTTTTCCCAGAATCCGGAGCCCGCTTCCTGTCTACCCCCTTCGGTGCCGTCCTACGGTCAACCCCAATCCCAGTTACCACCCCAATTTCCCTCATTTCCACCTTACAATTCGTCGTCCTACCCGCCGGAGACATCGCCATCGCCAACGGCATCGCTGTATCCTCATCAGCAGCCCTCTTCAGTTCCATATTATCCCTACGATCCCAATCAGCTGGCCACCGGGAGTCATGCCTCACCTATGAACCCAATCTCCGTGCCCACGTCTTCCCCCAACCCAAGCTCCTCCTTGTCCTCTCCTTACACTTCTTATAACGTTTCTCAACAGAGCTCTGCCATGATGCCTGAACAAGAGGCACAGTACTTCAATGACAATTCTGGGAGGTATGGTGCGAGTATGAACGATGGGTACGGGCACAGCCGATCCGGTTTCGGTCAGGAGTTCCATGAGAAAAATATTTATGCTGGGATGCACTACGATGAGTTTGGTCCGCAGGATGATGGGCTTGGCGATGGCGTGTACCAGTATGATGGGGGGAGATCGGAACCATATGGTTCTCGTGGGACGGTACCCACTAGGTCGCCGACCGTCTTTGATGATTACGGGAGGTCAGTAAGCTTCCCTTTGGTTGGGAATAACCAAGGAGGAAGCGTTGGGAAAATCGTCAGAGCAGTGCCAAAGGAGGACATGCAGCCGGATGTGAATAATGGGCAGAAGTTCAGGGTGAAGCTGTTGCTTGAAGGGGGAGGACAGAACACTATGGACGTACTTTGCCAG ATTGGATTGGATGGGATTCGCATGCTTGACCCAAGCACTAATAGGACATTGAGAATCTACCCTCTTGAGACTGTGACAAGATGGGAA GTATTGGATTCATCTACATTTGCCTTTTGGTCCAAGAGCTTTGTTGACATCGATCCAAGGCGCATAAGGCTTCAGTCAAACAGCTACACCACAAATACCATACTTGACACAGTGACAGCTGCTACAGTGCAG CTTAAGGAGATGGGTGGAAATGGTAGCCTAACCAGAGGCGAAGAAGCTGCTGATGCTAGCAAGGTATCTGATCAATCAGCTGAAAGGAAAAAAAGTTTGGTGAACTGGATGAACTTGATTAAACCTGCTAATGAGGAGAAAGATCACTGG GTTCCAGATGAAGCTGTTAGCAAATGCACATCATGTGGATCAGATTTTGGAGCTTTCAATCGCAGG CATCATTGCAGGAATTGTGGCGATATTTTCTGCGACAAGTGCACAAAGGGTAGAATTGCTCTCACTGCAGAAGAAAATGCTCAGCAAGTCCGAGTTTGTGATAGATGCATG GCAGAAGTTTCTCAAAGGTTAAGCATTGCAAAAGAAGCTGTCAGCAAACCTGCTGGTCTGCAAAGTCATGAAGATCTTGCACGAAGGCTTCAG GAGGAATTGAACAAGAATCGTAAGTCAG GTTCAAATTCTGATGAGTCTTGGAAGCCAATGAGGGAAGTAGCATGTCCCATCTGCACAATCCACCTTCAG GTGCAAGTTCCTGCCTCAGGCTCCCAAACAATCGAATGTGGTGTCTGTCAACACCCTTTCTTGGTCAGTGCTGATTGA
- the LOC103999117 gene encoding protein FREE1 isoform X4 gives MQHGSDYSLYYAPQSPPPPTNPSSVPAELPPSTPIQQLYASAPPYSTDFPLAAAPGPAPSSYAPFSQNPEPASCLPPSVPSYGQPQSQLPPQFPSFPPYNSSSYPPETSPSPTASLYPHQQPSSVPYYPYDPNQLATGSHASPMNPISVPTSSPNPSSSLSSPYTSYNVSQQSSAMMPEQEAQYFNDNSGRYGASMNDGYGHSRSGFGQEFHEKNIYAGMHYDEFGPQDDGLGDGVYQYDGGRSEPYGSRGTVPTRSPTVFDDYGRSVSFPLVGNNQGGSVGKIVRAVPKEDMQPDVNNGQKFRVKLLLEGGGQNTMDVLCQIGLDGIRMLDPSTNRTLRIYPLETVTRWEVLDSSTFAFWSKSFVDIDPRRIRLQSNSYTTNTILDTVTAATVQLKEMGGNGSLTRGEEAADASKVSDQSAERKKSLVNWMNLIKPANEEKDHWVPDEAVSKCTSCGSDFGAFNRRHHCRNCGDIFCDKCTKGRIALTAEENAQQVRVCDRCMAEVSQRLSIAKEAVSKPAGLQSHEDLARRLQEELNKNRKSVPVS, from the exons ATGCAGCACGGCAGCGATTACAGCTTGTACTACGCCCCCCAGTCCCCGCCTCCCCCCACCAATCCCAGTTCTGTCCCCGCCGAATTACCTCCGTCCACCCCGATCCAACAATTGTACGCCTCGGCGCCGCCGTACTCCACCGATTTCCCGCTCGCCGCTGCCCCCGGCCCCGCCCCATCCTCCTACGCCCCCTTTTCCCAGAATCCGGAGCCCGCTTCCTGTCTACCCCCTTCGGTGCCGTCCTACGGTCAACCCCAATCCCAGTTACCACCCCAATTTCCCTCATTTCCACCTTACAATTCGTCGTCCTACCCGCCGGAGACATCGCCATCGCCAACGGCATCGCTGTATCCTCATCAGCAGCCCTCTTCAGTTCCATATTATCCCTACGATCCCAATCAGCTGGCCACCGGGAGTCATGCCTCACCTATGAACCCAATCTCCGTGCCCACGTCTTCCCCCAACCCAAGCTCCTCCTTGTCCTCTCCTTACACTTCTTATAACGTTTCTCAACAGAGCTCTGCCATGATGCCTGAACAAGAGGCACAGTACTTCAATGACAATTCTGGGAGGTATGGTGCGAGTATGAACGATGGGTACGGGCACAGCCGATCCGGTTTCGGTCAGGAGTTCCATGAGAAAAATATTTATGCTGGGATGCACTACGATGAGTTTGGTCCGCAGGATGATGGGCTTGGCGATGGCGTGTACCAGTATGATGGGGGGAGATCGGAACCATATGGTTCTCGTGGGACGGTACCCACTAGGTCGCCGACCGTCTTTGATGATTACGGGAGGTCAGTAAGCTTCCCTTTGGTTGGGAATAACCAAGGAGGAAGCGTTGGGAAAATCGTCAGAGCAGTGCCAAAGGAGGACATGCAGCCGGATGTGAATAATGGGCAGAAGTTCAGGGTGAAGCTGTTGCTTGAAGGGGGAGGACAGAACACTATGGACGTACTTTGCCAG ATTGGATTGGATGGGATTCGCATGCTTGACCCAAGCACTAATAGGACATTGAGAATCTACCCTCTTGAGACTGTGACAAGATGGGAA GTATTGGATTCATCTACATTTGCCTTTTGGTCCAAGAGCTTTGTTGACATCGATCCAAGGCGCATAAGGCTTCAGTCAAACAGCTACACCACAAATACCATACTTGACACAGTGACAGCTGCTACAGTGCAG CTTAAGGAGATGGGTGGAAATGGTAGCCTAACCAGAGGCGAAGAAGCTGCTGATGCTAGCAAGGTATCTGATCAATCAGCTGAAAGGAAAAAAAGTTTGGTGAACTGGATGAACTTGATTAAACCTGCTAATGAGGAGAAAGATCACTGG GTTCCAGATGAAGCTGTTAGCAAATGCACATCATGTGGATCAGATTTTGGAGCTTTCAATCGCAGG CATCATTGCAGGAATTGTGGCGATATTTTCTGCGACAAGTGCACAAAGGGTAGAATTGCTCTCACTGCAGAAGAAAATGCTCAGCAAGTCCGAGTTTGTGATAGATGCATG GCAGAAGTTTCTCAAAGGTTAAGCATTGCAAAAGAAGCTGTCAGCAAACCTGCTGGTCTGCAAAGTCATGAAGATCTTGCACGAAGGCTTCAG GAGGAATTGAACAAGAATCGTAAGTCAG TACCTGTTTCATAG
- the LOC103999117 gene encoding protein FREE1 isoform X5 — translation MQHGSDYSLYYAPQSPPPPTNPSSVPAELPPSTPIQQLYASAPPYSTDFPLAAAPGPAPSSYAPFSQNPEPASCLPPSVPSYGQPQSQLPPQFPSFPPYNSSSYPPETSPSPTASLYPHQQPSSVPYYPYDPNQLATGSHASPMNPISVPTSSPNPSSSLSSPYTSYNVSQQSSAMMPEQEAQYFNDNSGRYGASMNDGYGHSRSGFGQEFHEKNIYAGMHYDEFGPQDDGLGDGVYQYDGGRSEPYGSRGTVPTRSPTVFDDYGRSVSFPLVGNNQGGSVGKIVRAVPKEDMQPDVNNGQKFRVKLLLEGGGQNTMDVLCQIGLDGIRMLDPSTNRTLRIYPLETVTRWEVLDSSTFAFWSKSFVDIDPRRIRLQSNSYTTNTILDTVTAATVQLKEMGGNGSLTRGEEAADASKVSDQSAERKKSLVNWMNLIKPANEEKDHWVPDEAVSKCTSCGSDFGAFNRRHHCRNCGDIFCDKCTKGRIALTAEENAQQVRVCDRCMEELNKNRKSVPVS, via the exons ATGCAGCACGGCAGCGATTACAGCTTGTACTACGCCCCCCAGTCCCCGCCTCCCCCCACCAATCCCAGTTCTGTCCCCGCCGAATTACCTCCGTCCACCCCGATCCAACAATTGTACGCCTCGGCGCCGCCGTACTCCACCGATTTCCCGCTCGCCGCTGCCCCCGGCCCCGCCCCATCCTCCTACGCCCCCTTTTCCCAGAATCCGGAGCCCGCTTCCTGTCTACCCCCTTCGGTGCCGTCCTACGGTCAACCCCAATCCCAGTTACCACCCCAATTTCCCTCATTTCCACCTTACAATTCGTCGTCCTACCCGCCGGAGACATCGCCATCGCCAACGGCATCGCTGTATCCTCATCAGCAGCCCTCTTCAGTTCCATATTATCCCTACGATCCCAATCAGCTGGCCACCGGGAGTCATGCCTCACCTATGAACCCAATCTCCGTGCCCACGTCTTCCCCCAACCCAAGCTCCTCCTTGTCCTCTCCTTACACTTCTTATAACGTTTCTCAACAGAGCTCTGCCATGATGCCTGAACAAGAGGCACAGTACTTCAATGACAATTCTGGGAGGTATGGTGCGAGTATGAACGATGGGTACGGGCACAGCCGATCCGGTTTCGGTCAGGAGTTCCATGAGAAAAATATTTATGCTGGGATGCACTACGATGAGTTTGGTCCGCAGGATGATGGGCTTGGCGATGGCGTGTACCAGTATGATGGGGGGAGATCGGAACCATATGGTTCTCGTGGGACGGTACCCACTAGGTCGCCGACCGTCTTTGATGATTACGGGAGGTCAGTAAGCTTCCCTTTGGTTGGGAATAACCAAGGAGGAAGCGTTGGGAAAATCGTCAGAGCAGTGCCAAAGGAGGACATGCAGCCGGATGTGAATAATGGGCAGAAGTTCAGGGTGAAGCTGTTGCTTGAAGGGGGAGGACAGAACACTATGGACGTACTTTGCCAG ATTGGATTGGATGGGATTCGCATGCTTGACCCAAGCACTAATAGGACATTGAGAATCTACCCTCTTGAGACTGTGACAAGATGGGAA GTATTGGATTCATCTACATTTGCCTTTTGGTCCAAGAGCTTTGTTGACATCGATCCAAGGCGCATAAGGCTTCAGTCAAACAGCTACACCACAAATACCATACTTGACACAGTGACAGCTGCTACAGTGCAG CTTAAGGAGATGGGTGGAAATGGTAGCCTAACCAGAGGCGAAGAAGCTGCTGATGCTAGCAAGGTATCTGATCAATCAGCTGAAAGGAAAAAAAGTTTGGTGAACTGGATGAACTTGATTAAACCTGCTAATGAGGAGAAAGATCACTGG GTTCCAGATGAAGCTGTTAGCAAATGCACATCATGTGGATCAGATTTTGGAGCTTTCAATCGCAGG CATCATTGCAGGAATTGTGGCGATATTTTCTGCGACAAGTGCACAAAGGGTAGAATTGCTCTCACTGCAGAAGAAAATGCTCAGCAAGTCCGAGTTTGTGATAGATGCATG GAGGAATTGAACAAGAATCGTAAGTCAG TACCTGTTTCATAG
- the LOC135676395 gene encoding WD-40 repeat-containing protein MSI3-like, with translation MERDMEEVEGGEEGAPVAAEEYPVWKKNTPFLYDLVISHALEWPSLTVQWLPSSSSCDSAATHRLLLGTHTSDEAPNFLMAADVLFPFPYPPPPEAPIPKVEISQTIPHRGEVNRARFMPQRPSIVATKTCGAEVRVFDCGQRPPRPIEGTDAGPDLVLRGHATEGYGVSWSPLKEGYLLSGSYDFKICLWDVGMSPGEKLLDAKHVFEAHTSAVEDVAWHLKNENIFGSVGDDHLLMIWDLRSSSLKKPQHLVTAHEDEVNSLSFNPFNEWALVTASSDSTIKLFDLRKLTTSLHTFSSHTGAVLQVEWSPRHETVFASSAADKRLMIWDLCRIGDEQTVEDADDGPPELLFVHGGHTAKISEFSWNPEMPWVIASAAEDNILQVWKMAESIYRDDYDTQDDNDH, from the exons ATGGAGAGAGACATGGAGGAAGTGGAGGGAGGAGAAGAAGGTGCGCCTGTGGCGGCGGAGGAGTACCCGGTGTGGAAGAAGAACACCCCTTTCCTCTACGATCTCGTCATCTCCCATGCCCTTGAGTGGCCCTCCCTCACCGTCCAATGGctcccctcctcttcctcttgcgATAGCGCCGCCACCCATCGTCTCCTCCTCGGCACCCACACCTCCGACGAGGCCCCCAACTTTCTCATGGCAGCCGACGTCCTCTTCCCGTTCCCGTACCCGCCTCCTCCCGAAGCCCCAATCCCTAAGGTTGAGATCTCGCAGACCATTCCCCACCGGGGAGAGGTCAATCGTGCCCGCTTTATGCCGCAGAGACCCTCGATCGTGGCCACCAAGACGTGTGGCGCGGAAGTACGCGTGTTCGACTGTGGGCAGCGGCCGCCGAGGCCAATCGAGGGTACGGATGCTGGGCCGGATCTCGTGCTGAGGGGTCATGCCACGGAAGGTTATGGGGTGTCCTGGAGTCCCCTCAAGGAGGGCTATCTCTTGAGCGGATCGTACGATTTCAAGATTTGTTTGTGGGACGTGGGAATGTCTCCAGGGGAGAAGCTTCTTGACGCAAAGCATGTGTTTGAG GCTCATACTTCTGCAGTTGAAGATGTTGCTTGGCACTTGAAGAATGAAAACATATTTGGGTCAGTTGGAGATGACCATCTTTTGATGATATGGGACCTGCGGTCATCATCTTTGAAAAAGCCTCAACACTTGGTTACAGCTCATGAAGACGAG GTCAATTCTCTATCATTTAATCCATTTAATGAGTGGGCTCTGGTGACAGCATCTTCAGACTCAACCATCAAACTATTTGATCTAAGAAAACTGACAACAAGCTTGCATACCTTCTCCAGTCACAC GGGAGCAGTGCTTCAAGTAGAATGGAGCCCAAGACATGAAACTGTTTTTGCTTCATCTGCTGCTGACAAAAGGCTGATGATTTGGGACCTTTGCAG GATTGGAGATGAACAAACAGTTGAAGATGCTGATGATGGACCACCCGAGCTTCTTTTTGTCCATGGAGGTCACACCGCAAAGATATCAGAATTCTCATGGAACCCTGAGATGCCATGGGTCATTGCCAGTGCGGCAGAAGATAACATTCTTCAAGTCTGGAAGATGGCCGAGAGCATTTATCGAGATGATTATGATACACAAGATGACAATGATCATTAA
- the LOC135587330 gene encoding bZIP transcription factor 27-like: MSGVVSSPMTSSSSSSMAPSQTPGKAMEEVEVWKDISLSSLNQDMPSTPPLSLHYHHDSNPTSTSTYVAGVTLQDFLSGAFRVADPIPPTCCVRRPATLSLGPGQFLDCLSPNSNCSNSDGSFSSCSAGFAMIRNGAFENGDGTVVDGRKKRMIKNRESAARSRARKQAYTSELETAVEHLLEENRKLKLMYEELLKQTMAAQPPAAKKRKLQRTSTAPF, from the exons ATGAGTGGAGTAGTCTCCTCTCCGAtgacctcttcctcctcctcgtctatGGCGCCGTCTCAGACCCCAGGGAAGGCGATGGAGGAGGTGGAGGTGTGGAAGGACATCAGCCTCAGCAGCCTCAACCAAGACATGCCCTCCACGCCTCCCCTCTCGCTCCACTACCATCACGACTCCAATCCCACGTCCACCTCCACCTACGTCGCCGGCGTCACCCTGCAGGACTTCCTCTCCGGAGCCTTCAGGGTGGCGGATCCGATCCCTCCCACATGCTGCGTTCGCCGCCCCGCCACCCTCAGCCTCGGGCCCGGCCAGTTCCtcgactgcctcagcccaaattccAACTGCAGCAACAGCGACGGCTCCTTCTCCAGCTGCTCCGCTGGGTTCGCGATGATCAGGAACGGGGCCTTCGAGAACGGCGACGGCACCGTCGTCGACGGGCGGAAGAAGCGAATGATCAAGAACCGGGAGTCGGCTGCTCGGTCCAGAGCCAGGAAACAG GCTTATACGAGCGAGCTGGAGACGGCAGTAGAgcatcttttggaagagaacagGAAGCTAAAGCTCATGTacgaggag TTGCTTAAGCAGACGATGGCGGCTCAGCCACCTGCCGCCAAGAAGCGGAAGCTCCAAAGAACCTCAACTGCTCCGTTTTGA